From a single Eisenibacter elegans DSM 3317 genomic region:
- a CDS encoding ATP-binding cassette domain-containing protein: protein MLQLEGLGKYYEGKAVVAEVSTAVSQGQTLVLLGTSGSGKTTTLKMINRLINPDTGVVRLEGKPTDTWPVTDLRRRIGYVMQHTGLFPHYTIADNIAVVPRLLRWPESRIKDRLEELMTMVQMDADLLTRYPHQLSGGQQQRVGIVRALAADPDLLLMDEPFGALDPITRLELRRQFTQLDALKGKTIVFVTHDMTEAVLLADRLCLMHEGRIQQQGSPATLLQSPANDFVRQFFAEQRFTLLTHLLQWGEIADVLPEDAFMPQQHKALPIKNPQQSLAQILEEALLAKATHLSWYSPALQSPTYTRLGALAEALGGLPTT from the coding sequence ATGCTGCAATTAGAGGGTTTAGGGAAATATTATGAGGGCAAGGCGGTGGTGGCAGAGGTATCTACAGCGGTATCTCAAGGGCAGACCTTGGTGCTTTTGGGGACTAGTGGCAGTGGCAAAACTACCACACTCAAGATGATTAACCGCCTCATCAACCCCGACACGGGGGTAGTCAGGCTCGAAGGCAAGCCTACTGATACTTGGCCAGTTACGGACTTGCGCCGGCGGATTGGCTATGTGATGCAACACACCGGCTTGTTCCCTCACTATACCATTGCTGACAATATCGCCGTAGTGCCGCGTTTGTTGCGCTGGCCCGAAAGCCGTATCAAAGACCGTTTGGAGGAGCTGATGACTATGGTACAGATGGACGCTGACTTGCTCACACGCTACCCACACCAGCTTAGTGGTGGCCAACAGCAACGTGTGGGGATTGTCCGCGCCTTAGCCGCTGACCCAGACTTGCTGCTGATGGACGAGCCGTTTGGCGCGCTTGACCCCATCACGCGCCTAGAGCTGCGCCGGCAATTTACACAGCTCGACGCGCTCAAAGGCAAGACCATCGTCTTCGTAACCCACGATATGACCGAGGCCGTGCTCTTGGCCGACAGGCTTTGCCTGATGCACGAAGGGCGTATCCAGCAGCAGGGCAGCCCTGCAACACTACTCCAAAGCCCTGCCAACGACTTTGTCCGGCAGTTTTTTGCCGAGCAGCGGTTTACATTGCTGACACACCTATTGCAGTGGGGGGAAATAGCCGATGTCCTGCCCGAGGATGCGTTTATGCCCCAACAACACAAGGCATTGCCGATTAAGAACCCTCAACAGAGCCTTGCCCAAATCCTCGAAGAGGCGCTTTTGGCCAAGGCCACCCACTTGTCTTGGTACTCTCCTGCACTACAGTCGCCTACGTATACGCGTCTAGGAGCGCTTGCCGAAGCGCTGGGGGGGCTGCCCACTACATAA